The following proteins are co-located in the Streptomyces sp. NBC_00435 genome:
- a CDS encoding sensor histidine kinase, with product MEAPHHPQEHPVTSAPPTSPKSPATPAAAPGPTPPPQDTRALSTVMHTAFFLLLAASVARFLLRHPGEPRTPWIIALGITLALLYVLGPALGATIATPTPIATPTPTPRRLLWLGLVVAVWVVLVVLAPSFAWCAVPLFYTALRTLPPRAAVVLVALLTVFVVAAQLKLSRAASEPFDPNLVLAPPAVAALATAVFVHMERQARAQRALIDDLIRTRRELAATERRAGTLAERQRLSMEIHDTLAQHLSSQQMLLQAADRTWDTDPATARAHVRTATDITARGLAEARRLVHDLAPPELAGGAGLADALRALDPGPGIEVRFHLEGTPVPVPDRTESALLRIAQGALANVREHAGARTAALTLSFLGDQVVLDIADDGHGFPQEGPADPADPADPARGNRGHGLPAMRARVRQLGGTLTIESTAGEGTVLSASIPLTP from the coding sequence ATGGAAGCACCGCACCACCCCCAGGAGCACCCCGTGACCAGCGCGCCCCCCACGAGCCCCAAGAGCCCCGCGACCCCCGCGGCAGCGCCCGGCCCCACCCCACCCCCTCAAGACACCCGCGCGCTCTCCACGGTCATGCACACCGCCTTCTTCCTCCTCCTCGCCGCCTCCGTGGCCCGCTTCCTCCTCCGCCACCCCGGCGAACCCCGCACCCCGTGGATCATCGCCCTCGGCATCACCCTCGCCCTGCTCTACGTACTGGGCCCCGCCCTCGGCGCCACCATCGCCACCCCCACGCCCATCGCCACGCCCACCCCCACCCCGCGCCGCCTCCTGTGGCTCGGGCTGGTCGTCGCCGTCTGGGTGGTCCTCGTCGTGCTCGCGCCGAGCTTCGCCTGGTGCGCCGTCCCGCTCTTCTACACCGCGTTGCGCACCCTCCCGCCGCGCGCGGCCGTCGTCCTCGTGGCGCTGCTCACCGTCTTCGTCGTCGCGGCCCAGCTGAAGCTCTCCCGGGCGGCCTCCGAACCCTTCGACCCCAACCTCGTCCTCGCCCCGCCCGCCGTGGCAGCCCTCGCGACCGCCGTCTTCGTCCACATGGAGCGCCAGGCCCGGGCCCAGCGCGCGCTGATCGACGACCTGATCCGCACCCGCCGGGAACTCGCCGCCACCGAACGCCGCGCCGGCACCCTCGCCGAACGGCAGCGGCTGTCCATGGAGATCCACGACACCCTGGCCCAGCACCTGTCCAGCCAGCAGATGCTGCTCCAGGCCGCCGACCGCACCTGGGACACCGACCCGGCCACCGCCCGCGCACACGTCCGTACCGCCACCGACATCACCGCGCGGGGCCTCGCCGAAGCCCGCCGCCTGGTCCACGACCTCGCACCGCCCGAGCTCGCCGGCGGCGCCGGCCTCGCGGACGCCCTGCGCGCACTGGACCCGGGCCCCGGCATCGAGGTCCGCTTCCACCTGGAGGGCACCCCGGTCCCCGTGCCCGACCGCACGGAGTCCGCGCTGCTGCGGATCGCGCAGGGCGCGCTGGCGAACGTACGGGAGCACGCGGGTGCCCGTACCGCGGCCCTCACTCTGAGCTTCCTGGGCGACCAGGTCGTCCTCGACATTGCCGACGACGGCCACGGATTCCCGCAGGAAGGACCTGCCGATCCCGCGGATCCCGCGGATCCGGCACGCGGGAACCGGGGCCACGGCCTCCCCGCGATGCGGGCCCGCGTCCGTCAGCTCGGCGGCACCCTGACCATCGAATCCACCGCGGGCGAAGGCACGGTCCTCTCGGCGTCGATCCCCCTGACCCCCTGA
- a CDS encoding flavin reductase family protein: MPHTTPVTTLPATAPHAEGVSNDEFRAAMSRLAAGVCLITAHEPPLSAGGPRGEDVGMTATAFMSVSLDPPLVLVSVREGSRMDDLLAEQPLWSVSVLADHQLQIASRFSMKARISDRLLFAELPWARGEVSGAPLLSEALATLECRTENRVEAGDHTLVIGRVLTAAQPSPDSPPLTYFRGRYRHLAP, translated from the coding sequence GTGCCCCATACGACCCCCGTGACAACACTTCCCGCCACCGCACCCCATGCTGAGGGTGTGAGCAACGACGAGTTCCGGGCCGCCATGTCCCGACTGGCGGCGGGCGTGTGCCTGATCACCGCGCACGAGCCCCCACTGTCGGCCGGCGGCCCGCGCGGCGAGGACGTCGGCATGACGGCGACCGCCTTCATGTCCGTGTCCCTGGACCCGCCGCTGGTCCTCGTCAGCGTCCGCGAGGGCTCCCGCATGGACGACCTGCTGGCGGAACAGCCGCTGTGGTCGGTGTCGGTCCTCGCAGACCACCAGCTCCAGATCGCCAGCCGCTTCTCCATGAAGGCCCGCATCAGCGACCGGCTGCTCTTCGCGGAGCTGCCGTGGGCGCGTGGCGAGGTCTCCGGCGCCCCACTCCTGTCGGAGGCCCTGGCCACCCTCGAGTGCCGTACGGAGAACCGCGTCGAGGCGGGCGACCACACCCTGGTCATCGGCCGCGTCCTGACCGCCGCCCAGCCGTCGCCGGACTCCCCGCCGCTGACGTACTTCCGGGGGCGCTACCGGCACCTGGCCCCGTAG
- a CDS encoding M1 family metallopeptidase: MRHRLPSRLAALAVVTLIALTTGCTGKTVHGRPGASGVRDPYFPKAGNGGYQVEHYALDLDYDPADGRLHATAVITARAEQGLSSFNLDLRGLDVESVSVQGEGARFNRTGNELTVRPADDLERGEVFRTEIDYAGRPRAVTDPDGSQEGWIALAGGEGAVGVGEPVGSMAWFPGNHHPSDKATYDITVTVPKGYEAVSNGELRSRREDGDGRTVFAWHCAEPMASYLATVAVGKFEVSTGRTASGIPVHTAVAPGEAAASAAVLARLPEMVEWGNGRFGPYPFSSTGAIVLPARTLGYALETQTRPVFSGAPGSEELLLHELAHQWFGDSVSPKSWKDMWLNEGFATYAEWLWSEDHGGPGAQQHFDAYLAGDTDVDEAADSAWDAFPPAAPPGPKDISSAPVYGRGAMVLQRVRQEVGDEKFFALLRGWAADHRHGNASTADFTAYAQERTGHDLRKVWDVWLYGTGRPKAP, translated from the coding sequence GTGCGTCACCGTCTTCCCTCCCGCCTCGCCGCCCTTGCCGTCGTCACCCTGATCGCCCTCACCACGGGCTGTACGGGGAAGACCGTGCACGGGCGGCCGGGTGCGTCGGGGGTGCGCGACCCGTACTTCCCGAAGGCCGGCAACGGCGGCTACCAGGTCGAGCACTACGCGCTGGACCTGGACTACGACCCGGCCGACGGCCGGTTGCACGCCACGGCCGTGATCACGGCCCGGGCCGAGCAGGGGCTCAGCTCCTTCAACCTCGACCTCCGCGGGCTCGACGTCGAGAGCGTGAGCGTGCAGGGCGAGGGGGCCCGGTTCAACCGGACCGGCAACGAGCTGACCGTGCGGCCCGCCGACGACCTGGAGCGCGGCGAGGTGTTCCGTACGGAGATCGACTACGCCGGCAGGCCGCGGGCCGTCACCGATCCCGACGGCTCCCAGGAGGGCTGGATCGCCCTCGCGGGCGGTGAGGGCGCGGTCGGTGTCGGTGAGCCCGTCGGGTCGATGGCCTGGTTCCCGGGGAACCACCACCCGAGCGACAAGGCGACCTACGACATCACGGTGACCGTCCCCAAGGGGTACGAGGCCGTGTCCAACGGCGAGTTGCGTTCGCGGCGCGAGGATGGGGACGGGCGGACCGTGTTCGCCTGGCACTGCGCGGAGCCGATGGCGAGCTATCTGGCGACCGTGGCCGTGGGGAAGTTCGAGGTGTCGACCGGGCGGACCGCCTCCGGGATCCCCGTCCACACCGCGGTCGCGCCCGGGGAAGCGGCGGCGAGCGCGGCCGTGCTCGCGCGGTTGCCCGAGATGGTGGAGTGGGGCAACGGCCGGTTCGGCCCGTACCCCTTCTCCTCGACCGGTGCGATCGTGCTGCCCGCGCGGACCCTCGGCTACGCGCTGGAGACGCAGACCCGGCCGGTCTTCTCCGGGGCGCCGGGCAGCGAGGAGCTGCTCCTGCACGAGCTGGCCCACCAGTGGTTCGGGGACTCGGTGTCGCCGAAGTCCTGGAAGGACATGTGGCTCAACGAGGGCTTCGCGACGTACGCCGAGTGGCTGTGGTCGGAGGATCACGGCGGGCCGGGCGCGCAGCAGCACTTCGACGCCTATCTCGCCGGAGACACCGACGTGGACGAGGCGGCGGACTCCGCCTGGGACGCCTTCCCGCCGGCCGCCCCGCCGGGGCCGAAGGACATTTCCTCGGCCCCGGTGTACGGGCGTGGGGCGATGGTCCTGCAGCGGGTCCGGCAGGAGGTCGGCGACGAGAAGTTCTTCGCCCTGCTGCGGGGCTGGGCCGCCGACCACCGGCACGGGAACGCGAGTACGGCCGATTTCACCGCCTACGCGCAGGAGCGGACGGGCCACGACCTGAGGAAGGTCTGGGACGTCTGGCTGTACGGGACGGGCCGGCCGAAGGCCCCGTAG
- the arfB gene encoding alternative ribosome rescue aminoacyl-tRNA hydrolase ArfB, whose protein sequence is MPGPYVIRGSVVLPEGELAWRFSRSSGPGGQHVNTSDSRVELLFDVAATKSLPDVWKERALERLASRLVDGVVTVRASEHRSQLRNREMALVRLTSLLAEATAPPPKARRATKIPRGINERRLREKKARGETKRGRSARDW, encoded by the coding sequence ATGCCTGGTCCCTATGTCATCCGCGGTTCCGTCGTGCTCCCCGAGGGCGAGCTCGCCTGGCGCTTTTCGCGGTCCTCCGGGCCGGGCGGCCAGCACGTGAACACCTCGGACTCGCGCGTGGAGCTCCTCTTCGACGTCGCGGCGACGAAGTCGCTGCCCGACGTGTGGAAGGAGCGGGCGCTGGAGCGGCTCGCGTCCCGCCTGGTGGACGGGGTGGTGACGGTACGGGCCTCCGAGCACCGCTCGCAGCTGCGCAACCGGGAGATGGCGCTGGTGCGGCTGACCTCGCTGCTGGCGGAGGCCACGGCGCCGCCGCCGAAGGCGCGCCGGGCGACGAAGATCCCCCGGGGCATCAACGAGCGGCGGCTGCGCGAGAAGAAGGCCCGCGGCGAGACCAAGCGGGGGCGCAGCGCGCGGGACTGGTAG
- a CDS encoding GlcG/HbpS family heme-binding protein has protein sequence MNTRTRVLTGTALAVALGAGAFGAVSANAAPAPAAAPAAAAAKKDSDRNFTTSTHLTVDAATRAAQAALEAAEKENQKVTVAVVDRNGNTIVTLRGDGAGPQSYESAQRKAFTAVSWNAPTSVLAGRLAQTPNLKDIPGTLFLGGGTPVQAKGAPVAGIGVAGAPSGDLDEKFAKAGVDALDK, from the coding sequence ATGAACACCCGCACCCGCGTTCTCACCGGTACCGCCCTCGCCGTCGCCCTCGGTGCCGGAGCCTTCGGCGCGGTCAGCGCCAACGCCGCCCCTGCCCCGGCCGCCGCCCCGGCCGCCGCCGCCGCGAAGAAGGACAGCGACAGGAACTTCACCACCTCCACGCACCTCACCGTCGACGCCGCCACCCGCGCCGCCCAGGCCGCGCTGGAGGCCGCCGAGAAGGAGAACCAGAAGGTGACCGTCGCGGTCGTCGACCGCAACGGCAACACCATCGTCACGCTGCGCGGCGACGGCGCGGGCCCGCAGTCCTACGAGTCGGCGCAGCGCAAGGCCTTCACGGCCGTGTCCTGGAACGCCCCGACCTCGGTGCTCGCGGGCCGTCTGGCGCAGACCCCGAACCTGAAGGACATCCCCGGCACCCTGTTCCTCGGCGGTGGTACCCCCGTCCAGGCCAAGGGCGCCCCGGTCGCGGGCATCGGTGTGGCCGGCGCTCCGAGCGGTGACCTGGACGAGAAGTTCGCCAAGGCCGGTGTGGACGCCCTCGACAAGTAG
- a CDS encoding GNAT family N-acetyltransferase, whose translation MPLAPVEDGALPGPVLTEIATLYATNHAFFELSGDFPDPGRITVEQVAAALADELAHDGAEVLLARSAGRLVGLAATLAHHPDPAVEDPDPWIGLLLIDATTHREGHGRAVVALVEERFRAAGRTGVRIAVLDANEKGLAFWRAQGYEVLRQAADREAGRPCTVLRKTL comes from the coding sequence ATGCCGCTCGCCCCCGTCGAGGACGGCGCCCTGCCGGGCCCGGTCCTCACCGAAATCGCCACGCTCTACGCGACCAACCACGCGTTCTTCGAGCTCAGCGGCGATTTCCCCGACCCCGGCCGCATCACGGTCGAACAGGTCGCAGCCGCCCTCGCCGACGAGCTCGCCCACGACGGTGCCGAGGTCCTCCTCGCCCGCTCGGCCGGACGCCTCGTGGGCCTGGCCGCCACCCTCGCCCATCATCCGGACCCGGCCGTCGAGGACCCGGACCCGTGGATCGGCCTGCTGCTCATCGACGCCACCACGCACCGCGAAGGCCACGGCCGGGCCGTGGTCGCCCTCGTCGAGGAACGCTTCCGCGCCGCCGGACGCACGGGCGTGCGCATCGCCGTACTCGACGCCAACGAGAAGGGCCTCGCGTTCTGGCGGGCCCAGGGCTACGAGGTCCTGCGCCAGGCGGCCGACCGCGAGGCGGGCCGCCCCTGCACGGTCCTGCGCAAGACGCTGTAG
- a CDS encoding CBM35 domain-containing protein, producing the protein MTTPANNGPNSGANKPEDDDPFGYLYADGQAAGATPPGQGGGYGYPGSTVGGQSGAAQPGVPRTSYNQVRTVGDRPYGGQRGQVPPQQQSPGYQAQYQAPEALQAGGYGVPPQQQPPQYTQSVPLPGGHGAGHGGGSSRKGLLIAAVAVVAAVAIGIGAAVVFGKDDPDKGKNTANPGQSQSGPVTTPSTQPSGSASPDAPLPKGDAGGSGMVISGGATLQSAVQGAKSAGGQYVGNFNQLGAAVTWTLEVPKDGEYTFRTLYGVPGKDANMTLAINGSVQSRPINMKNFAKASEGDWTKGWTNTYSYVDLKKGTNTIKISCEQGNSCEAIIDQFVLEKR; encoded by the coding sequence ATGACGACGCCCGCGAACAACGGCCCGAACAGTGGGGCGAACAAGCCCGAGGACGACGACCCGTTCGGCTATCTCTACGCGGACGGCCAGGCCGCCGGAGCCACCCCGCCCGGGCAGGGCGGTGGGTACGGCTATCCCGGATCCACGGTCGGCGGTCAGTCGGGCGCCGCGCAGCCGGGCGTGCCCCGGACCTCGTACAACCAGGTGCGCACGGTCGGCGACCGGCCCTACGGCGGCCAGCGCGGGCAGGTTCCGCCGCAGCAGCAGTCCCCGGGCTACCAGGCGCAGTACCAGGCCCCCGAGGCGCTCCAGGCGGGCGGCTACGGCGTTCCGCCGCAGCAGCAGCCCCCGCAGTACACCCAGTCCGTCCCGCTGCCCGGCGGTCACGGCGCTGGTCACGGCGGCGGGTCCAGCCGCAAGGGCCTGCTCATCGCGGCCGTCGCGGTGGTGGCCGCGGTGGCGATCGGCATCGGTGCGGCGGTGGTCTTCGGGAAGGACGATCCCGACAAGGGCAAGAACACCGCGAACCCCGGCCAGAGCCAGTCGGGCCCCGTGACGACCCCCTCGACGCAGCCGAGCGGCTCCGCGTCCCCGGACGCCCCGCTGCCCAAGGGCGACGCGGGCGGCTCGGGCATGGTGATCAGCGGTGGTGCGACGCTGCAGAGCGCGGTGCAGGGCGCGAAGAGCGCGGGCGGCCAGTACGTCGGCAACTTCAACCAGTTGGGCGCCGCGGTGACCTGGACGCTCGAGGTGCCCAAGGACGGCGAGTACACCTTCCGGACGCTGTACGGCGTGCCCGGCAAGGACGCCAACATGACGCTGGCGATCAACGGCTCCGTGCAGAGCCGGCCGATCAACATGAAGAACTTCGCGAAGGCGTCGGAGGGTGACTGGACCAAGGGCTGGACCAACACCTACTCCTACGTGGACCTCAAGAAGGGCACGAACACCATCAAGATCTCCTGCGAGCAGGGGAACTCCTGCGAGGCGATCATCGACCAGTTCGTGCTGGAGAAGCGCTGA
- a CDS encoding 1-phosphofructokinase family hexose kinase yields MILTVTLNTALDVIYRVPRLLAHASHRVSDVTERAGGKGLNVARVLAATGHEVTATGFAGGRTGALVRELLAGSPGVRDELVPCAGTTRRTLAVVDEASGDTTQFNEPGPPITTAEWSRFLSRYEALLAGDARAVALCGSLPPGVPVGAYAVLVRAARAAGVPVLLDTSGEALRRGVAARPDMIKPNAAELAELTGSRDPLPATRDARRRGAHAVITSLGPGGLLATTAGGTWQAAPPRTLAGNPTGAGDSAVAGLLSALTEGLDWPDRLTRAVALSAATVAAPTAGEFDPRTYEEVRGSVKVTAVPAVTAG; encoded by the coding sequence ATGATCCTGACCGTGACGCTCAACACCGCCCTCGACGTCATCTACCGCGTACCGAGGCTGCTCGCGCACGCCTCGCACCGCGTGAGCGACGTCACCGAACGCGCCGGCGGCAAGGGCCTCAACGTCGCCCGCGTCCTGGCCGCGACCGGCCACGAGGTGACCGCCACGGGCTTCGCGGGCGGCCGCACGGGAGCCCTCGTACGCGAACTGCTCGCCGGCTCCCCCGGCGTGCGCGACGAGCTGGTCCCCTGCGCGGGCACCACCCGCCGCACCCTCGCCGTCGTCGACGAGGCCTCCGGAGACACCACGCAGTTCAACGAGCCGGGCCCGCCGATCACCACCGCCGAGTGGTCGCGGTTCCTCTCCCGCTACGAGGCCCTGCTGGCGGGCGACGCCCGCGCGGTGGCCCTGTGCGGCAGCCTGCCCCCGGGCGTACCCGTCGGGGCCTACGCCGTCCTGGTACGGGCGGCCCGCGCGGCCGGTGTGCCCGTACTCCTGGACACCAGCGGGGAAGCCCTGCGCCGGGGGGTCGCCGCCCGGCCCGACATGATCAAACCGAACGCCGCCGAACTCGCCGAGCTGACCGGCTCCCGGGACCCCTTGCCCGCCACCCGGGACGCCCGGCGGCGCGGAGCCCACGCGGTGATCACCTCGCTGGGCCCGGGCGGCCTGCTCGCCACCACCGCCGGAGGCACCTGGCAGGCGGCCCCGCCCCGGACCCTGGCGGGCAACCCCACCGGTGCCGGGGACTCCGCGGTCGCGGGCCTGCTCTCCGCGCTCACCGAAGGCCTGGACTGGCCGGACCGCCTCACCCGCGCGGTAGCCCTCTCGGCGGCCACCGTCGCCGCCCCCACCGCGGGAGAATTCGACCCCCGCACCTACGAGGAGGTACGGGGGTCGGTGAAGGTGACGGCCGTGCCGGCCGTGACGGCCGGCTAG
- a CDS encoding nuclear transport factor 2 family protein, with protein sequence MPTTDFAPERRRMLTMLGTGAAVAGLGALAAATPANAAASEDLTAASYGSTTGSVEDELAINRLLETYLFAVDTKDKTVFRTLFTEDATLVVLAHPDGTAGIVKSGIEAVVANLDGAAAWGYSTHVTANAYIRVTGRTATGDSHATAQLVYPATATAPETVVVRGIRYRDEYVKSLGVWKIRKRVFSPLWQYNGTAVPIAYPN encoded by the coding sequence ATGCCGACCACCGATTTCGCCCCGGAACGCCGCCGCATGCTCACCATGCTGGGCACGGGTGCCGCCGTAGCCGGGCTCGGCGCGCTCGCCGCCGCGACGCCCGCCAACGCCGCCGCGTCCGAGGACCTGACCGCAGCCTCCTACGGCAGCACGACCGGTTCGGTGGAGGACGAGCTGGCGATCAACCGCCTGCTGGAGACGTACCTCTTCGCCGTCGACACCAAGGACAAGACGGTCTTCCGGACCCTGTTCACCGAAGACGCCACCCTCGTCGTGCTGGCTCACCCCGACGGCACCGCCGGCATCGTCAAGTCCGGCATCGAGGCGGTCGTCGCCAACCTCGACGGCGCCGCCGCCTGGGGCTACTCCACCCACGTCACGGCCAACGCCTACATCCGCGTCACCGGCCGGACCGCGACCGGCGACAGCCACGCGACCGCCCAGCTCGTCTACCCGGCCACCGCGACCGCCCCGGAGACCGTCGTCGTGCGCGGCATCCGCTACCGCGACGAGTACGTGAAGTCCCTCGGCGTGTGGAAGATCCGCAAGCGCGTCTTCTCCCCGCTGTGGCAGTACAACGGCACCGCGGTCCCGATCGCGTACCCGAACTAG
- the cdgB gene encoding diguanylate cyclase CdgB codes for METESEPYVRLATLRQLHQVVAELNTARSLADTLQTVVDGIVVGLGYQLACVNLVRPDGDLVVAAFAGDPAAEALITGRVGSRASWERRLTMGENWDGLRFIPHTEGWVLMEDDVPQWHTDGPDPRFEDEWHPEDRLYAPMYASGGELLGVVSVDRPRNGRRPGAWGREALQMYAFQAAIAISNARLRANMQRALVRLEREQQALRASEESFRQAFEYAPSGMAIAEMGGDQHGRLLRTNDALCRLLGRPASVLRRYSFSDLVHPEDIGTLLRTSAEGGRAELRLGRRDGTYVWVSLRNSVVADAADGPRFLLTHVEDIEERKRHELQLAHRASHDSLTGLPNSAELRSRLGARLCRRPQSVRATAVEALDAAFETRPAGEGAPGDQAEHGFRPDGFPEPFEFPGGQGGPGSPGGGSAAVGPYDHHVHTVAPATDIDDGTKGLAVLFCDLDGFKSINDRFGHHTGDAVLIEVARRLTTGVRDGDTVARLGGDEFVVLADGLGAADAADLAVRLRNAIIPPIRVDGRAVRVGASFGIGWASCGMSADEVLRSADQRMYIEKRSRSKAHRRAG; via the coding sequence ATGGAGACCGAGTCGGAGCCGTACGTCCGTCTTGCGACCCTGCGGCAGCTGCACCAGGTGGTGGCCGAGCTCAATACGGCCCGGAGCCTGGCGGACACTCTGCAGACCGTCGTGGACGGCATCGTCGTGGGCCTCGGTTACCAACTCGCCTGTGTCAACCTGGTACGCCCTGACGGAGATCTCGTCGTCGCCGCCTTCGCCGGCGACCCCGCGGCCGAAGCCCTGATCACCGGCCGCGTCGGCTCGCGCGCCTCCTGGGAACGCCGTCTGACGATGGGTGAGAACTGGGACGGCCTGCGCTTCATCCCGCACACCGAGGGCTGGGTCCTCATGGAGGACGACGTCCCCCAGTGGCACACGGACGGCCCCGACCCGCGGTTCGAGGACGAATGGCACCCCGAGGACCGGCTCTACGCCCCCATGTACGCCTCCGGCGGCGAACTGCTCGGCGTCGTCTCCGTGGACCGCCCGCGCAACGGCCGCCGACCCGGCGCCTGGGGCCGCGAAGCCCTCCAGATGTACGCCTTCCAGGCCGCCATCGCGATCAGCAACGCCAGGCTGCGCGCGAACATGCAGCGGGCCCTGGTCCGGCTGGAGCGCGAGCAGCAGGCCCTGCGCGCCAGTGAAGAGTCGTTCCGCCAGGCCTTCGAGTACGCGCCCAGCGGCATGGCCATCGCCGAGATGGGCGGCGACCAGCACGGCCGCCTCCTGCGCACCAACGACGCGCTGTGCCGGCTGCTGGGCCGGCCCGCTTCCGTGCTGCGCCGCTACTCCTTCTCCGACCTCGTCCACCCCGAGGACATCGGCACCCTGCTGCGCACCTCCGCCGAGGGCGGCCGCGCCGAGCTGCGCCTCGGGCGGCGCGACGGCACCTACGTCTGGGTCTCGCTGCGCAACTCCGTCGTCGCGGACGCCGCGGACGGCCCGCGCTTCCTGCTGACCCACGTCGAGGACATCGAGGAGCGCAAGCGGCACGAGCTCCAGCTCGCCCACCGGGCCAGCCACGACTCGCTGACCGGCCTGCCCAACAGCGCCGAGCTGCGCTCCCGGCTCGGGGCCCGGCTGTGCCGCCGGCCGCAGTCCGTGCGCGCCACCGCCGTGGAGGCGCTGGACGCCGCCTTCGAGACCCGGCCCGCGGGGGAGGGCGCCCCCGGAGACCAGGCCGAGCACGGCTTCCGGCCGGACGGTTTCCCCGAGCCCTTCGAGTTCCCCGGCGGTCAGGGCGGCCCCGGCTCACCGGGCGGCGGCTCGGCCGCGGTGGGCCCGTACGACCACCACGTGCACACGGTCGCGCCGGCGACCGACATCGACGACGGTACGAAGGGGCTCGCGGTGCTCTTCTGCGACCTCGACGGCTTCAAGTCGATCAACGACCGGTTCGGGCACCACACCGGCGACGCGGTCCTGATCGAGGTCGCCCGGCGGCTGACGACCGGTGTCAGGGACGGGGACACGGTCGCCCGGCTGGGTGGGGACGAGTTCGTCGTGCTGGCCGACGGGCTGGGGGCGGCGGACGCCGCCGACCTCGCCGTGCGCCTGCGCAACGCGATCATCCCGCCGATCAGGGTGGACGGTCGTGCGGTAAGGGTGGGAGCGAGTTTCGGCATCGGCTGGGCCAGCTGCGGCATGTCCGCGGACGAGGTCCTGCGCTCCGCCGACCAGCGCATGTACATCGAGAAGCGCTCCCGGTCGAAGGCGCACCGCCGGGCCGGGTGA
- a CDS encoding response regulator transcription factor, whose product MTTILLCDDHVVVRAGLLALLGSEPDIEVLGEAGSGEEAVALAARLRPDVVLMDLQLGAGIDGVEATRRITTAPNPPHVLVLTTYDTDADITRAIGAGATGYLLKAERPEELFAAIHSAAQGRTTLSAPVASRVMAHMRGTRPTLTDRELDILGQLARGLGNRDIARALFISEATVKTHLGRIYDKLGVDTRAGAVSVAKEQRLLP is encoded by the coding sequence ATGACCACGATCCTCCTGTGCGACGACCACGTGGTGGTCCGCGCCGGCCTGCTGGCCCTGCTCGGCAGCGAGCCCGACATCGAGGTGCTCGGCGAGGCCGGCAGCGGGGAGGAGGCGGTCGCGCTCGCGGCCAGACTCCGCCCCGACGTGGTCCTGATGGACCTCCAGCTGGGCGCGGGCATCGACGGCGTGGAAGCCACCCGCCGCATCACGACCGCCCCGAACCCCCCGCACGTACTCGTCCTCACCACGTACGACACGGACGCGGACATCACCCGGGCCATCGGCGCGGGCGCCACGGGATACCTCCTGAAGGCGGAACGCCCCGAGGAACTCTTCGCCGCGATCCACTCCGCGGCCCAGGGCCGCACCACGCTCTCCGCCCCGGTGGCCAGCCGCGTGATGGCCCACATGCGCGGCACCCGGCCCACCCTGACCGACCGTGAGCTCGACATCCTCGGCCAGCTGGCCCGCGGCCTCGGCAACCGCGACATCGCCCGCGCACTGTTCATCAGCGAGGCCACGGTCAAGACCCACCTGGGCCGCATCTACGACAAACTCGGCGTCGACACCCGCGCGGGCGCGGTCTCGGTGGCCAAGGAACAACGCCTCCTCCCCTGA
- a CDS encoding TerD family protein yields MAVSLSKGGNVSLSKEAPGLAAVTVGLGWDVRTTTGVDFDLDASAIAVTALGKVVSDGHFVFFNNKSTPDQTIVHTGDNRTGEGSGDDEAINVNLAGLPADVDKIVFPVSIYDAETRSQNFGQVRNAYIRVVNQAGGAEIARYDLSEDAATETAMVFGELYRNGAEWKFRAVGQGYASGLTGIAQDFGVNV; encoded by the coding sequence ATGGCAGTAAGCCTCTCCAAGGGCGGAAACGTCTCGCTCAGCAAGGAGGCCCCGGGCCTCGCGGCCGTCACCGTCGGCCTCGGCTGGGACGTACGCACGACGACCGGTGTCGACTTCGACCTGGACGCCTCCGCCATCGCGGTCACCGCGCTCGGCAAGGTCGTCTCCGACGGCCACTTCGTCTTCTTCAACAACAAGTCCACCCCGGACCAGACCATCGTCCACACCGGTGACAACCGCACCGGCGAGGGCTCCGGCGACGACGAGGCCATCAACGTCAACCTCGCCGGCCTCCCGGCCGATGTGGACAAGATCGTCTTCCCGGTCTCCATCTACGACGCCGAGACCCGCAGCCAGAACTTCGGCCAGGTCCGCAACGCCTACATCCGCGTGGTGAACCAGGCCGGCGGCGCCGAGATCGCCCGCTACGACCTCTCCGAGGACGCGGCGACCGAGACCGCCATGGTCTTCGGCGAGCTCTACCGCAACGGCGCCGAGTGGAAGTTCCGCGCCGTCGGCCAGGGCTACGCCTCGGGCCTGACCGGCATCGCCCAGGACTTCGGCGTCAACGTCTGA